A region of Asterias amurensis chromosome 20, ASM3211899v1 DNA encodes the following proteins:
- the LOC139952166 gene encoding uncharacterized protein isoform X3, protein MWWDVVVKDHWTDNDWIENFRMSKATFMFICEKMRDKITYHNTNMRRALPVEQRMAITIWRLATNCGYRIISDLFGVGRSTVCMIIQQTCKAFASSMQKEFMEVFTPGKVQVTIDSFMNTFGFPQIGGCIGTCQIPIKLPESNYPLECISAKGNPSIFLQGIVDEKGQFLDMTAGQYGSTSDVQVFSQSHLYEAAIKGTLFPNSAIDIEGVSVPAQLLAGPGYPLLPNVTKAYDTSEGELTNQQHLFNQQVADVRRVMDKAFSRLKGRWQILTKRNEHKIALIPSIATACSILHNICEQRNEVFNIDLLDGQEGIEIPAVPTIKQEDFVAQNIRQALTLNIYKKLGPF, encoded by the exons AATGTCAAAAGCCACATTTATGTTCATCTGTGAGAAGATGCGAGATAAAATAACATACCATAACACCAACATGCGGAGAGCACTACCAGTAGAGCAAAGGATGGCTATAACGATATGGAGGCTTGCCACAAACTGTGGTTACCGTATCATAAGTGACCTTTTTGGTGTTGGACGTTCCACTGTGTGTATGATCATTCAGCAGACATGCAAGGCTTTTGCCTCGTCCATGCAGAAGGAGTTTATGGAAGTCTTTACGCCAGGAAAAGTTCAG GTGACCATTGACAGTTTTATGAACACATTTGGATTCCCACAAATAGGTGGTTgcattggtacttgtcaaatcCCAATCAAGCTCCCAGAATCAAATTATCCCCTGGAGTGCATCAGTGCCAAAGGAAACCCATCAATATTTCTTCAG GGAATAGTTGATGAAAAGGGGCAGTTCCTGGACATGACTGCTGGGCAGTATGGGTCAACCTCAGATGTACAAGTATTCTCCCAATCTCACTTGTATGAAGCTGCAATCAAAGGAACCTTGTTCCCAAATTCTGCTATAGACATTGAAGGTGTGAGTGTGCCTGCACAACTTCTAGCCGGTCCAGGCTACCCGTTATTGCCGAATGTCACAAAAGCTTATGACACATCAGAGGGTGAACTTACCAACCAACAACATCTTTTTAATCAACAG GTGGCTGACGTTAGGAGAGTAATGGACAAGGCATTTTCACGTCTAAAAGGTCGATGGCAAATCCTGACGAAAAGAAATGAACACAAAATAGCACTGATACCTTCCATAGCTACTGCATGCAGCATTTTGCACAACATTTGTGAACAACGTAATGAGGTATTCAATATAGATCTTCTGGACGGACAAGAGGGCATTGAAATTCCAGCTGTACCAACAATCAAACAAGAAGATTTTGTTGCTCAAAACATTCGGCAAGCTCTTACCTTGaacatttacaaaaaacttgGTCCTTTCTAA